Proteins encoded in a region of the Dreissena polymorpha isolate Duluth1 chromosome 6, UMN_Dpol_1.0, whole genome shotgun sequence genome:
- the LOC127834221 gene encoding complement C1q tumor necrosis factor-related protein 4-like, producing MEYSKSIAHIVILFFLFGTLKASEPRCLSRFDYDEKMLLKILRFEDVLEKFDKKITDIIDTLDANERKRNSKAMEAVDEAKLKINQVIEKIKQNSSFLLINDSTTLQTQLQEVETLKAKITEELDQQRSAIGLNRKENAARAFTAYGPVDSPFRFSTFVTNIGGHYNQSTGLFTCTVPGLYYFTFHLVKKRSNSADACGCSLGKNLQSVGIKAFIDPQDRSGDTVGADAGSYGVSNGAYLHLITGDTVQLVDCSTSDKFESWSSFSGVLINAD from the exons ATGGAATACTCTAAATCAATCGCTCACATTGTGATTTTGTTCTTTCTCTTTGGGACCCTAAAAGCATCTGAACCAAGGTGTTTATCGCGTTTTGACTACGACGAGAAAATGCTTTTAAAGATACTGAGATTTGAAGACGTCCTTGAGAAGTTTGACAAGAAGATTACCGACATTATAGATACGTTGGACGCTAACGAACGAAAGAGGAACAGCAAAGCAATGGAGGCAGTTGATGAAGCAAAACTGAAGATAAATCAggttattgaaaaaataaaacaaaactcttCATTTTTGCTAATTAATGACTCAACTACACTTCAAACGCAGTTGCAAGAAGTAGAAACTCTAAAGGCTAAGATTACAGAAGAACTTGACCAGCAACGGAGCGCCATTGGGTTGAACAGAAAAG AAAATGCTGCTAGAGCGTTCACAGCCTATGGTCCGGTAGATTCTCCTTTTCGATTTAGCACCTTCGTCACCAACATTGGTGGCCACTATAATCAGTCTACAGGACTGTTCACTTGCACTGTTCCTGGACTGTACTATTTCACTTTCCATTTGGTGAAGAAGCGATCGAATTCAGCAGATGCGTGTGGCTGTAGCCTCGGCAAAAACCTTCAGTCTGTTGGAATAAAGGCGTTCATAGACCCCCAAGATCGTTCAGGGGATACAGTTGGTGCAGACGCTGGTAGCTATGGTGTGAGCAATGGGGCTTACCTTCACCTTATCACAGGTGACACTGTCCAATTGGTAGACTGTTCAACGTCAGACAAGTTTGAGAGCTGGTCCTCGTTCAGCGGGGTTCTTATCAATGCCGATTAG